From the Acetobacter aceti genome, one window contains:
- a CDS encoding HoxN/HupN/NixA family nickel/cobalt transporter, translating to MASDLAQGHKPALRLRIIVLGICLLLANLGIWIWALVLFRHSPVLLGNALIAYGFGLRHAVDADHIAAIDNVTRQLIQAGKRPLTLGLWFAMGHSTIVMIATFSTIMLSHTLQDRLDAWRDIGGVISTVVSATFLFVLALINLLVLLSTWKTYRNAKKHPEEKPDSIEKLLEQKGVLARFLRPLFKLVSKSWHMFFLGFLFGLGFDTATEVSLLGLSASEASHGIALASIMVFPALFAAGMSLIDTADGVLMTGAYQWAFVDPLRKLRYNIAITLVSVLVALIIGSIETLNLIADQFNIQGKLWNMMASLGESFNTLGFIVIALFALAWAGSAIIYRYGKYKNTAGRSE from the coding sequence ATGGCGTCTGATCTCGCGCAAGGGCACAAGCCCGCTCTCCGTCTCCGGATCATCGTGCTGGGAATCTGTCTGCTTCTTGCCAATCTGGGAATCTGGATATGGGCACTGGTGCTTTTCAGACACTCCCCCGTTCTGCTGGGCAATGCCCTCATTGCCTACGGGTTCGGACTCAGACACGCCGTGGATGCGGACCATATCGCCGCCATCGATAACGTGACCCGCCAGCTCATACAGGCGGGCAAACGCCCCCTGACGCTGGGTCTATGGTTTGCGATGGGACATTCGACAATTGTCATGATTGCGACATTCAGCACGATCATGCTGTCACACACCCTGCAGGATCGCCTCGATGCGTGGCGAGATATAGGAGGTGTGATCAGCACGGTTGTTTCGGCAACCTTCCTGTTCGTTCTGGCCCTGATCAATCTTCTGGTTCTGCTCTCAACCTGGAAGACCTACCGAAACGCCAAAAAGCACCCTGAGGAAAAGCCTGACAGCATCGAGAAACTTCTGGAGCAGAAAGGCGTGCTGGCGCGGTTTCTCAGACCGCTATTCAAGCTGGTTTCCAAAAGCTGGCATATGTTTTTTCTCGGATTCCTCTTCGGCCTGGGCTTCGACACGGCAACAGAGGTGTCCCTGCTGGGCCTGTCGGCATCCGAAGCCAGCCATGGTATCGCCCTTGCATCCATTATGGTTTTTCCAGCGCTTTTTGCGGCGGGAATGTCTCTCATTGACACGGCGGACGGGGTGCTGATGACGGGCGCTTACCAGTGGGCTTTTGTCGATCCCCTGCGCAAACTCCGTTACAATATCGCCATCACTCTGGTTTCCGTGCTCGTCGCGCTCATCATCGGCAGCATCGAGACGCTCAACCTTATTGCTGACCAGTTCAACATACAGGGAAAGCTCTGGAACATGATGGCGTCGTTGGGAGAGAGCTTCAATACACTTGGCTTTATTGTGATCGCGCTCTTCGCTCTGGCATGGGCGGGTTCCGCCATCATCTATCGTTACGGGAAGTATAAAAATACTGCTGGAAGATCGGAGTAA
- the rho gene encoding transcription termination factor Rho: protein MHLVELKAKSPADLLSYAEELGVENASSLRKQELLFAILKTLADNDQAIYGEGTLEILPDGFGYLRSPEANYLPGPDDIYISPLQVRRFGLRTGDTVEGQIRAPRDGERYFSLLKVNTINFEPPEAVRHRINFDNLTPLYPERRLQMEVEGQGEVEPPPTKGKKGTQRDFTSRVIDLVAPIGMGQRALIVAPPRTGKTVMLQSIASSISANHPEVFLIVLLIDERPEEVTDMARSVRGEVVASTFDEPAQRHVQVTEMVLEKAKRLVEHKRDVVILLDSITRLARAYNTVVPSSGKVLTGGVDANALQRPKRFFGAARNIEEGGSLTIIATALIDTGSRMDEVIFEEFKGTGNSELILDRKLADKRVFPAIDITKSGTRKEEMLVDRATLSKMWVLRRILAPMGTMDAMEFLLDKLKYSKSNNDFFEAMNN from the coding sequence ATCTCCGGCCGATCTTCTTTCCTATGCCGAAGAACTCGGTGTGGAGAATGCTTCCTCTCTTCGCAAGCAGGAGCTTCTTTTCGCCATTCTCAAGACGCTGGCCGATAATGACCAGGCGATTTACGGCGAAGGAACACTGGAAATCCTGCCGGACGGTTTTGGCTATCTCCGTTCCCCGGAGGCCAACTACCTCCCCGGCCCCGATGACATCTATATTTCTCCCCTTCAGGTGCGCCGCTTCGGCCTGCGCACGGGCGACACGGTGGAAGGCCAGATCCGCGCCCCGCGCGACGGTGAGCGTTACTTCTCGCTGCTGAAGGTCAACACGATCAACTTCGAGCCGCCCGAAGCAGTCCGCCATCGCATCAACTTCGACAATCTCACGCCGCTCTATCCTGAGCGCCGTCTGCAGATGGAAGTCGAGGGTCAGGGCGAAGTCGAGCCTCCTCCGACCAAGGGCAAAAAGGGTACGCAGCGCGACTTCACCTCCCGCGTCATCGACCTTGTCGCGCCGATCGGCATGGGCCAGCGCGCGCTGATCGTCGCTCCGCCACGCACCGGCAAGACCGTGATGCTCCAGAGCATCGCCAGTTCGATCTCCGCCAACCATCCGGAAGTCTTCCTGATCGTTCTGCTGATCGACGAACGTCCGGAAGAAGTCACCGACATGGCCCGCTCCGTGCGTGGCGAAGTCGTGGCGTCCACCTTCGATGAGCCCGCACAGCGTCACGTGCAGGTCACGGAGATGGTGCTGGAGAAGGCCAAGCGCCTCGTCGAACACAAGCGCGACGTGGTCATCCTGCTCGACTCGATCACCCGTCTGGCCCGCGCCTACAACACCGTCGTTCCTTCATCGGGCAAGGTGCTGACCGGTGGTGTGGACGCCAACGCGCTCCAGCGTCCGAAGCGTTTCTTCGGTGCGGCCCGTAACATCGAGGAAGGCGGCTCGCTGACGATCATCGCGACCGCGCTGATCGATACCGGGTCGCGTATGGATGAAGTCATCTTCGAAGAGTTCAAGGGCACGGGTAACTCCGAACTCATCCTTGACCGGAAGCTGGCCGACAAGCGTGTCTTCCCGGCCATCGACATCACCAAGAGCGGCACGCGTAAGGAAGAGATGCTGGTCGATCGCGCCACGCTCTCCAAGATGTGGGTGCTGCGTCGTATCCTCGCGCCGATGGGCACGATGGACGCCATGGAGTTCCTGCTCGACAAGCTGAAATACAGCAAGTCGAACAATGACTTCTTTGAAGCGATGAATAACTGA
- a CDS encoding TonB-dependent receptor domain-containing protein — translation MALLFPDRHNERDGDLRPQRLALHQHYPALPLCFSFLVGRPSTDLSFAKARYQARNLASYGIDGHHVTNAPSFVWSFGIIADHGPWYGGLQVRWPGGYPLVEDNSLRSKGYQEVNLNISYRFTKTLKLEASVFNAHAYAAQYAYDYRLRPASAAQSGATGHPIKPISARSAVQYGV, via the coding sequence ATGGCTTTACTGTTTCCGGACAGGCACAACGAACGTGACGGCGACCTTCGTCCGCAACGATTGGCTTTGCATCAACACTATCCAGCGCTCCCCCTTTGCTTCTCTTTTCTGGTTGGAAGGCCGTCTACCGATCTGTCTTTTGCGAAGGCGCGCTATCAGGCTAGAAATCTGGCCAGCTACGGCATTGACGGACACCATGTGACAAACGCGCCCAGCTTTGTCTGGTCCTTTGGTATCATTGCTGATCATGGGCCATGGTATGGCGGCCTGCAGGTCCGCTGGCCTGGCGGTTATCCACTGGTTGAAGACAACAGTCTGCGATCGAAGGGCTATCAGGAGGTCAATCTGAACATCAGTTACCGCTTCACGAAGACTCTCAAACTGGAAGCCAGCGTCTTCAATGCCCATGCCTACGCCGCGCAATACGCCTATGATTACCGCCTGAGACCGGCCTCGGCGGCGCAGTCCGGAGCAACCGGCCATCCCATTAAGCCGATCTCGGCGCGATCTGCGGTGCAGTATGGCGTCTGA
- a CDS encoding universal stress protein: MRILVILDRPETALFTLETTRLLLKKIPDSDVRILHPRAAVDPRFQSPDEGLPTVDERTRFESEGMARSFALHKIFEQWLASSHPSGVIEWSEVSGVPRKLVADQAAQADLTVLGRPLADDPDYIRQAFDGALYDAQATVLITPLQHRQTVAVHPVIAWHPSSSLDQLILQARPLLERASRVTFIIGETRENEEQTPEIVQVLRSENIEVSVDRFIISSSIAGEEIRKRALSAGGDLLIMGAYTHSHFLEWLFGGVTQDILAHDTLPILTHH, translated from the coding sequence ATGCGCATTCTCGTCATTCTTGATCGCCCTGAGACAGCGCTTTTCACGCTGGAAACAACACGTCTTCTTTTGAAAAAAATCCCTGATTCTGATGTCAGGATTCTTCATCCACGTGCTGCTGTCGATCCAAGATTCCAGTCACCGGATGAAGGTCTTCCCACTGTCGATGAAAGGACACGATTTGAGAGCGAGGGAATGGCTCGATCTTTTGCCTTGCACAAGATTTTTGAACAGTGGCTTGCCTCTTCACATCCATCGGGAGTCATTGAGTGGAGTGAGGTCTCCGGTGTCCCCCGAAAGCTTGTCGCTGATCAGGCCGCGCAGGCTGATCTGACAGTCCTGGGCCGTCCACTTGCCGATGATCCTGATTATATCAGACAGGCTTTTGATGGAGCGTTATATGATGCTCAGGCGACAGTGCTCATCACCCCGCTTCAGCACAGGCAGACTGTGGCGGTTCACCCGGTGATTGCATGGCATCCGTCATCCAGTCTGGATCAACTCATCCTTCAGGCGCGCCCACTGCTGGAACGGGCTTCCCGCGTCACATTCATTATTGGCGAAACACGGGAGAATGAAGAGCAGACACCGGAAATCGTTCAGGTTCTGCGTTCTGAAAATATCGAAGTTTCCGTTGATCGTTTCATAATTTCCTCCTCCATTGCCGGAGAGGAGATCAGAAAACGCGCCCTTTCAGCCGGAGGCGATCTTCTGATCATGGGGGCTTACACCCACTCGCATTTTCTCGAATGGCTTTTCGGTGGCGTGACGCAGGATATCCTTGCGCACGATACTCTTCCCATTCTGACGCACCACTGA
- the crcB gene encoding fluoride efflux transporter CrcB: MPTTLLPTILIALGGAAGTLLRYWIGLAMARWSQSLPWGTILINVTGSFAIAFFAGLTAGGGRLQVSDTARLVFMVGICGGYTTFSSFSLQTLDLLRNGTPERALLNIGLSVALCMMSVAAGYFAAQALNQVHSAVG; the protein is encoded by the coding sequence ATGCCCACAACCCTACTACCGACGATCCTTATTGCGCTGGGCGGGGCCGCAGGAACCCTTCTGCGATACTGGATCGGCCTCGCGATGGCGCGCTGGAGCCAGTCGCTTCCCTGGGGAACTATTCTGATCAATGTGACCGGTTCTTTCGCCATTGCTTTCTTCGCCGGGCTGACGGCGGGTGGCGGGCGTCTACAGGTCTCCGATACCGCCCGTCTGGTGTTCATGGTGGGTATCTGCGGAGGCTATACGACGTTCTCCTCCTTCAGCCTTCAGACACTTGATCTGCTCCGCAATGGAACTCCTGAACGTGCCCTTCTGAATATCGGATTGTCCGTCGCGCTCTGCATGATGTCTGTTGCGGCAGGGTATTTTGCTGCACAGGCTCTTAATCAGGTTCATTCCGCTGTGGGATGA